In Gimesia panareensis, the genomic window CGAAAGCCACAGACAAAACAGCGGAGCAGAAGAAAGCAGAACAGGCCAAGGCTGACGCGGAAATCAAGACCGCGGATGCACAGGTCAAATCAGCTGATGCTGCAAAGAAAGCGGCCGATAAGAAAGTGGCAGCGGCAGAAAAGGCAGCCGCACCCAAGAAAGTCAAAGTCTATGCTCCTTCTACGCCGCTGGTGATTCGAGTCCAGCCGGCCCCGGTCACGCTCAAGCTGGATGTGCCGGGTGGCGGTGCACTGAAGAAGGGGGCTGCCATCGATGTCAAAGCGACCATTAAACGGATTAATAATTTCAAAGGACCTGTTGAACTGACCCTGCCACTTCCTCCGGGAGTTAAAGGGGTGACAGCGGAGACCGTTCAGATTCCAGCTGATAAAACAGAAGTGACCATACCGATCAAAGCCGGTGCGGATGCCACCGAAGGCGATCTGGCGAATATGGTCGTGCGTGCCAAAGCAGACTTCTCGGGAGAAGCTCTGGTTGACGCACCGATCAAGCTGAAAGTGACCAAGTAACAGAGAAGCATTCAATCTAACAGATAGATTCCAATACAGACAGTTGTTTGTTTTCAACTGTTAAAACAGTGATATCAGAGGGGCAAGTTATGCGGAACCGGTTCGCCAGTTTAGGTATGATGTTGGTTGCAGTCTTTGTTGCCACAAATTTTGCAGTGGCAGAAGAGAAGCCGATTAAACCAGAAAAAGTCGATTTAGGTCGTCCTGTCAGCTTTGAGAAAGACGTCTTTCCCATTCTGGATGCGAATTGTATCGCCTGTCATAACGTCGCCAAGAAAGAGGGTTCGCTCGTTCTGGAGAATGTCGAAGACCTCATCAAAGGGGGCGACAGTGGTGCATCGGTCACACCCGGTAAGCCCGATGACAGCTATCTCTACCAGGTCGCCTCCCGTACCGAAGAGAGCTTTATGCCTCCGCTGCCCAACAAAGTCGGGGCGAAAGCATTGACTCCCAAAGAGGTCTGGATTCTGCGGCAGTGGATTCTGGAAGGAGCGAAATCCAGTGGTAAGTCCGCTGATGCTGGTGTCGCCTGGCAGTCTCTGCCTCCCGGCCTGAATTCCATTTACAGCACTGCGCTCTCTCCATGGGCGCGCTATGCCGCCGTTGGCCGGGCAAATCGGATCGCCATCTACGACCTGGCTGCAGGCAGCGAAGTGGCTGTCTTGAACGATCCTGCTCTGCTGAAATTACAGAAAGACGGCAAGCCCTTTTATCCACAAGGAGCCGCCCATCGCGATTTTGTACATTCACTGGCCTTCAATAACGATGGCAGTCTGCTCGCCTCTGGTGGGTATCGAGTCGTGAAACTCTGGAAGAAATCACTGGGGAATGTCGTTAAGAAAATCGAGCTGCCTGCCGCAGTCACAGGTCTGACTCTGAATGCGGACCGCAGTGTGCTGGCTGTGGCGACTGCCGACAACAGCGTTTCCCTCTGGAAGCTGCCCGAAGGTAAAAAACTGGTTGATCTCAAAGGTCATACTGGTGCCGTGACTGGTCTGTCTTTTACACCCGATCGTTCCAAGGTCGTCACTTCTTCAGCTGACCAGAGCCTGCGGGTCTGGAATGCGGCTGACGGAAAACAGATTTCAACCATGAAAACACCGGCTGTGATCAACGCACTGACCGTCAGCAAAGACGGTTCTCAGGTGATTGCCGGTGGTGCCAATAACAGTATCTATGTCTGGCCAATGACCATTCCAGCTCCCAAAGAGGGAGAAAAGGCCCCGGAAACACCCGCTCCCCTGTTTGAGCTGAAGGGACATGCGAAGCCTGTCTCTACCGTGAAACTGGTCCTGCCAGCCGGCACTCAGCTGGTGTCTGGCAGTGAAGACGGTACGGTCCGTATCTGGGACCTGAATGGCAAGAAACAGATTCGCTCCATCAATCATGGTGCTCCTGTAACCGATGTCGATGTCAGTCCCGATGCGAAAAATATCGTCTCGGTTTCCGTCAACGGGACCGGTAAGATCTGGCAGCTGAGCGATGGCAAAATGCTGAAAGAGTTCCGTGGTGATTTGAGCAAGGAACGTCAGCTGGTGCTGGCCACCGAAACTCAGACCGTGACCAAACAGAAAGTGGCTCTGGCCGATGCGGCTGTTAAAGCGGCTGACAAAAATGTCAAAGACCGCGAAGGGGAACTGAAGAAACGGAATGAAGAGCTGGCAGCTGCCAAAAAAGCTCTGCCGGAAGCCAAGAAGAAAGCAGATGAAGCTGCTAAGAAACTGAAAGCCGCCCAGGACGAACTGGCGAAGCTGGTAGCTGATCATAAGAAGAAAGGCGAAGATGCTGTCAAAGCTGCTGCTGCTCAAAAGGCAGCTGCTGATAAAGCCGTTGCTGACGCCGAAGTCAAGCTGAAAGCTGCCAATGAGCAGAATCAGAAGGCAATCGCTGCTGTTCAGAAAGAAGTAGACGAAGCCAAAAAGGCACTGGATGCAGCAAACGCCACTAAGCCTGCCAAGGATGATAAAGAAGGGGAGCAGAAGAAAAAAGAGGCGGTTGCCAAAGCTCAGGCGACCTTTGATGCCGCCCAGAAGAAACTGACTGCTGCCCAGCAGAAAAAGGCAAACGATGAAAAACAGTTGACTCAGGCGATTCAAACCGCGAAGGCAGGAATCAAGAAGGCTGACGCTGCAGTCGCTGCTGCGAAGAAGCAGGCTGAGTCAAAGCCGGATACGAAAGCCGCTGACAAAAAGGTTGCGGATGCAGAAGCTGCATCCAAGAAGGAAGCGGACGCCGTAACTGCCGCTGAGAAAAAGATCACGTCTGCGGAACGTTCTGTCAAAGTAGCTGAAAGTACCTTGACCAAAATCAAAGGTCAGCTGGCAGATCGCACAAAAGAAAAAGCGGAACTGGATGAAACCGCCAAGAAAGTCGACGCTGCCCTGGCAGAAGCGAAGAAGCAGGCCGCTGTATTGACTCCCATCAAGTCGGTCGCATTTTCTGAAGATGGCAAACAGGTCGTCACCGGTGATGACAGCCAGAAGGTTCGTCTCTGGGAAGTCGCTTCGGGTAAAGAACTGGATACGCTCTCCGGCCACACCGGTGCTGTTTCCGCAGTGACATATACGTCCAAGTCGACTGTCGCATCTGGCAGTGCTGATAAGAGTGTACTGATTCAGAGTGTCCAGCCGGTCTGGTCTCTGATCGCCCAACTGGGGGTCGATCCCAAGGATCCGAGCAAGGTGGGAGGTTCACCAATTTCCAACCGAGCCCTCTGCCTGGACTTCAGCCCGGATGGCAAGCTGCTGGCTGTTGGTGGTGGAGATCCGTCGCGTAGCGGTGAAGTCATTCTGTTTGACGTCGCCTCTGGTAAGGTTGTGAAAAAGCTGGGAGATGCTCACAGTGACACTGTACTGGGAATTCGTTTCTCCCCTACTGGAAAGCAGTTGCTGACCGGGGCTGCGGACAAGTTTGTCAAAATCTTTGATGTTGCCACCGGCAAGTTCGTGAAATCATTTGAAGGGCATACTCACCACGTCCTGGATGTGGCCTGGAAAGCGGATGAGTCCACGATCGTCAGTGCGGGTGCTGATAATGTGATCAAAGTCTGGAATATTGAAACCGGCGAACAGAAGCGGACGATTTCCGGTTACTCCAAGCAGGTCACCTCGATCGCATTCCTGGGGCTGGGGGACAACATTATCAGTGGTGGTGGTGACAAGACCGTGCGGATGCATACTTCCTCAAACGGCAAGAATTACCGCAACCTGAGTGGCTCTACTGATTACGTTTACAGTGTGGCTGCCAGTCGGGATGAAGCCATCGCGATTGCCGGGGGTGAAGATGGAGTATTGCGGGTCTGGGACGCAAAAACGGGCAAACTGCTCTTCAGTTTCAATCCACCTCCTGTCCCACAGGAACAACAGGCCAGTGCCGGTAAATAGCACTCAGTCTGACTGAATTGACCACTTTTTCCAGGCGGCTCCGCGATTCTGATCGTGGCGCCGCCTTTTTCATGCAATTTGGTTGATGGATCGGGCCGGAATTCACTGCCTGATTGCACTGTTTCCGCTGACTGAGTATATTCGCAAGCTGGTTAGAATTATCTTCAGAAACAGCAGGAACTACTTCATCATGCCTGATCAATTGAGTAAACGTATCTTCGCGGAATTAGAGAGTCTTGTCCTGATCGACCCTCATACGCATATTAATCCTCATTCTGCCGCTTCCACCACGCTGGCGGACATCATGGGATACCATTACTACACCGAACTGGCACACTCAGCAGGACTTCCCCAGGAGCAGATTGAGGAGCCGGGCCTGGATCCAAAAGAAAAAGTGGGCCGACTGGTCAAGCAGTTGGGGGATCTCGATAATACCATTCAGCTCAGCTGGCTGCTGGATATCTGCTGTGAATTTTTCGGTTTTGAAGAAGAAGCGATCACCGAATCTAACTGGGAAAAACTGTATGATACGGCTGCTGAAAAGATGGCGCAGCCGGACTGGGAACAGCAGGTTCTGAAACAGAGTGGCCTGGAACAGGTCTTCCTGACGAATGATTTTGACGATCCGCTAGAGGGCTTCGACACAAATCTGTACATTCCCTGTCTGCGGACCGACGATCTGGTGTTTCATTTAGGCAAACAGGAAACACGCGAACGACTGGCCAAGGCAACGAATGTGGACGTCGGATGTGCCCATACGCTTCGTGATGCGATTGCAAAACTGTTCGATCATTTCACTTCCCGGGGCGCCCGGGCCTGTGCGATTTCACTGCCGCCTGATTTTTCCCCAACGGCTGTGATGCCTGAGGAGGCAGAGGCGACCGTTCGGTCTCTGTATGCCGGCAATGAACTCAGCTGTGACGAATCAAAGCTGGTTAGTCAGTATGTGTTCTGGACTCTGGCTGAATACTGTGCTGCCCACAGCCTGCCTTTTGATCTGATGATCGGTGTGAACCGGCGTGTTTATGAGGCGGGGGTTTATCAGGGACAGGACCTTTATGACAAACGCACCTCCCTGATTCAGTACAAAGAACTGTTCAATGCATTTCCTAATGTGACCTTCCCGGTCTCCGTTCTGACCAGTACCAGTAATCAGGAACTGGTCAGCTACAGCTGGATTTTCCCGAACGTGGTGATCAATGGGCACTGGTGGTATTCGAATACTCCGGCCTTTATCACATTTGACTGTAAGAGCCGGCTGGAAGCGGTCCCAAAAACCAAGCAGATTGGGTATTACAGCGATATGTACAAACTGGAATTTGCTCTTCCTAAATTCCGGATGTATCGTCGCGTGCTGGCGAATGTGCTGGCCAGTGATTTTGTGATTGGGCGTAACTGGTCCGAAGAGCGGGCCATTGAACTCGGTAAGCTGGTTTTGCGGGGTAATGTCGAAACCATTTTTGGACGTTAATCGGCCAGAGGGTTGTCAGTCCGTGATTGCATCGGGTGCTGGCTCACCTTAAAATAAGGTTCAAATCCCTTTTAATCATCTCTTTTATCGTTTCATCACAAGGGCTTCATTTATGGCGACTCTAGTCATGCTGCAGGCGGGGCAGGCTGTCTCTTACTCCCTTTCGGGTGATGAGATGGTGATTGGCAGGCACCCGGACTGCCAGATCCAGCTTGATTCCAATATGGTGTCCCGTCGACATGCTCAGGTAATCGGAGAAGGCGATCAGTTTTTCGTCGAAGATCTGGGCAGTGGTAACGGTACTTTTGTAAATGGTAAAAAAATCGAGGGGCGGACTCCGCTGACCCATGAAGATCGACTGAAAGTCGGACCGATTCTGTTCCGCTTTGAGACCGATCACAAGGCGGCTGGTAAAAAAACATCTGCCATGATGAATGTCGACAGCGGCTTTGATTTCGGGTATTCCTCCGATGACGATGGCGGCGCTGGCGCAACGATTATGGGGGCTATTTCCGGGGCGGGCGGATTTGGAGGGCTCGATGTGCGCCCTGAAGCCAAGCTGAAGGCGGTGATTGAGATCAGCCGCAGCCTGGCGGGAACCGTCGATCTGGAAAAGCTGCTGCCCCAGATGCTGACCACGCTGTTTCATATCTTCCCTGCTGCCGATCGTGGTTGCATTCTACTCAAGGATGAAGCTACCGGAGAGATGGTTCCCCGGGCGTTCAAACATCGTCGGGAAGGGGAAGATGCGACGGTCAAATTGAGCCGCACGATTGTGAATAAGGTGCTTGAGGAAAAGACAGGGATCCTGTCGGCCGATGCTGCCAGCGATTCCCAGTTTGATGCCAGTGAGTCGATTTCCAATCTGTCGATCCGCTCCATGATGTGCGTGCCCATGCTGGGGCTCTCAGAAGAGCCGATCGGAATCATCAATATTGATACGCAGAACCCGTTGCAGCAGTTCCAGGAAGAAGATCTGGATCTGCTGATGTCAGTCGCTGGCCAGGCGGCGCTTTCGTATGAAAGTGCGCGGCTGATGAATTCTTATCTGGCAAAGCAGAAGCAGGATAACGAGATGAACATCGCTCGCGGGGTGCAGCAGGGACTGTTACCCAGCTCGGTACCTGAAGTGGATGGGTACGAATTTTTTGCTTCGTATCATTCCGCCCAGGCTGTGGGGGGCGACTACTATGACATCTTTGAATTGCCCGATGGGAAAATCGGTCTCTCGTTCGGGGATGTAGCCGGCAAGGGAGTGCCTGGTGCGATGATCATGGCGCGGATGTCGAGTTGTGTGCAGCACACCATGCGGTTTCTGCATGAAGTAGGACCTGCGGTTGAAGCGATCAACGACCATATGTGCGACAGTGCTGTCGAAGGGCGTTTTGTGACATACGTACTGGCGATTCTGGATACTCAGAAGCATCATATCTCGCTGGTCAATGCCGGTCATATGTCGCCGATGATTCTGAAGCCGGATGGTACTATTGACGAATTTCCTGAAGAGAGTATCGGCGTGCCGATCGGTGTGATGGAAGGCTTTCCGTTCGAAGTGGTCGAACGCGATCTGGCACCGGGAGAAATCGTTGTCCTGTTTACAGACGGTGTGGACGAAGCGATGAATCCGGAAGGCGAACTGTATACGCTGGATCGGATGCGTGAGTTCATAAAAGCCAATCGTGAGAAGAATGCCGCTGAACTGGGACAGGCGCTGCTGGCAGATGTACGTCGACATGCCAACGGGCGTCCCCAGAATGACGATATTACGATCATGACTTTCGGGCGTGTTTCCTGAAAACGAAGTTTCCCAACTTAAACACGATGGTCTCATCATGTCCGCCAGTCTGTTTTTGCAAAATAACGGCAGTTCATCCAGGCTGGAGATCACGGGAAAACAGATGACGCTGGGGCGGCATCCAGATTGTGATATCTGTCTCAAGTCAAATACGGTTTCCCGCTATCATGCCCGGATTTCCGTTCTGGATGAAGAACGGTACGAACTGGAAGATCTGGGGAGTGGAAACGGCACGTTTGTCAACAGCCGGCCGGTCAACGATCCGGTGGTGTTACAGTCAGGGGATCAGATTTCGATTGGCCCTTTTCTGCTGGAATTTTCCAGTGATGCTGACTACGAAGCCGAGCAGCATGAAGGTCTGTTGACCGCTTACGGGTTGATTCCCTCGTTGAAAAATGTTTCTGTCAAGCCGACTGCGATTGATAAATCTACGATCCTGCGTTCGACCGGTTCGAGCAGTGATTTCGATCAGTATCACATCAAACCCGAAATTAAGTTGAAAGCAATCCTGGAAATCAGTCGTACGATAGCAACAGCCTCTGATCTGGATTCGATGGCCGAACGGGTCCTCGAGGGTCTGTTTCATATTTTTCCCGCCGCGGATCGAGGCTGTATTCTGTTACATGACCGCGATAATCAGCGTTTTCTACCCAAGGCGGTACGGCATCGTAGAGAAGAAGATCAGGAAGCGCTGCAGCTCAGTCGTACGGTATTGAAAACAGTCATTGATAATAAAACCGGTGTGCTCTCTGCCGATGCGGCCAATGACGAACGTTTTGAAAAAAGTGAGTCGGTTTCGACACTCACCATTCGTTCGATTCTATGCGCTCCGATGCTGGGGCTCGATGGAAGTGTGATCGGAATCATCAATCTGGATACCCAGTTGGCCGGCCAGATGTTTTCTGATGACGATCTGGAGTTGTTGATGGTCATCGCCGGACAGACCGCACTGTCTTATGAGAGTGCCCGGTTGATGATTTCGCATGTGGAGAAACAGCGCTACGATAACGAAATGGAGATCGCAGCCCGGGTTCAGAAAGGCCTGTTACCTGCGAAGATTCCGGAAGTACCCGGATATGAGTTCTTTGTTTCCTACGAGGCGGCACGCGCTGTGGGGGGCGATTATTATGATTTGATCCAGACCGAGGATGACCTGGTCTGGTTTGCTCTGGGAGATGTGGCCGGCAAAGGGGTCCCCGCTTCACTGGTCATGTCCCGGGTATGCAGTGCGGTGCGAAGTACGGTGGAATTTGTACCGGATGTTGCAGATGCGGTGCACCGCGTGAATCATCATATCGATGAAGCAGCGCATGATGGCAGGTTTATCACGTTCATTCTGGGGCAGATTGATCTGAATCAGAACCTGGTCACGTTCGTCAATGCGGGACATCTGGAACCGCTGTTACTGCAGACCGATGGTAAGCTCCGGGAACTCTCTGCCGATCAGCCGAGTGTACCGCTGGGAGTGATGGAAGATTATGAATACGAAGCACTGACGCATGTGCTCGAGCCCGGAGAGCAGTTGATCCTGTATACCGATGGCGTGACCGAAGCGATGAATGAGGAGCGGGAGCTGTTTGGGATTGAACGGCTCAAAGCGGCGATTCAGGAAGCGAGCACCAGTCCAACGGAACTGGGACCACAAATCCTGCGGGTCGTGAAGCAGTTCGTCGGTCAGCATGAACAGTATGACGATCTGACGCTGGTGATTATCGGCAGAACGGCCGCGCAATAAAAAAGGTGGGATGCGTTTCTCACATCCCACCTTGAGGTTAACCTGATTACTGATCAGAGCGAAATATCTGTCGGTTCTGCAACCTTGCGATAGCCCATACTGTGGAGTACTTCCAGTACTTCACTCCAGGTAGGGAATTGTCGCCCGCTGCGTCGTTTGTAGTCATCCATGGCTTTCATGAAATCAATTTCCTGTTCGCTGTAATCACGCTCGCAGGTGGTCGGATCGATCTGGCGGCGGCGTTCGATTTTCCGCTGATCCACAACACCATGCTTCTCGTGAATCGCTCCTTTGCTGCCGGTAGCTCTGCGATTGACGCGACGACGGTCAACTACCAGTTCTGACGGGGGATCGAGTTGATTTACCATATTCAATATCAGCTTTCTTTGAGGGGAGTTCATTTGCCTGAGTCATTCACATGCCCTGGCTTCCTTCCGGGGAAAGGCGTCCGTTACGAAAGGACAGTCATTCATACCTGAAGGATTCGGTCACATGCTTTTTTGAAGAATTCCTCCACGATTCCAAAATAGTTCTGGCCTGCGTTGGAATGCGGAGCTAACTTATTCAATTATTCCCACCAAAATCCGGATTGGGGGATTTGTTTAAAATAATTAACACGGATAAGCGTAATCGACCGTGCCGATTGAGTAATCGTCCCGATTATGATGATTATCGGAGGGGGCTGAGAGGCCTTTGTTCAGAATTGTGTACAGAGTTGAGATTGCTCATCGTGCCGGTGTGAGCGAGCCTAAACCGATTACAATTCGCACCTGAGTTTTCTGCAGGCCAGCTGCCAGGAAGACCCCATCGAACGACTCCAGCAGGCTTTTCAACCCGGCCAGCTTGCTTTTTCCTCTGGCTGGATCGCCTCCCTGCTGCCGCGAAAGCTGTTCTGCCAGGAAGTCTGCATTCTGCTCGATAAATGAACGAATCGAAGAAATATTGAGGAAACAGAGCTGTTTTTCTTCCTGGAAGAATGTTTCCTTCCAGGATTGAAACAGGGGCAGCGCTGCCAGACTGTTTTCGGACTTCAGTGTAAAGAATTCGCGGACCAGATCGGGAGAGCTGGCCAGGACCAGTTGCTGTTCATTAATGCCATAGGCGGGCTGGTAGGGCCCCAGGTGGTCGATCCAGCGGAGGTGATACAGATCATGTTCTTCCACCTTGATGACTGCTGGCTGTTCGACCTGCTTCGAGTTCGTATTGTGCTGAACGAGAACACTGTTCAGCAGGAAGTTTGCCACATTTTCCATACCCAGCTGATAACTGGTTTTGTTTGTCTGCTGAGGGGGGAGGGCAGGAGTGGAGAGTTGCATGGCGATCAAACCATCGAATGAGATCGCGTCGAACGACAGTTGTTTGCGGGGAACCGAATAAAACAGGACATTCGGTCCCAGTGTACTGGCGAGATCGGTGATGGGATCCAGACCTCCCAACAGACCGACACTGGCGGCGTGAATTTTTTTCCACTTTTCCGGGTGTTTCTCCGCATAAAAATCCACAAATTTCCGGGTCAGGAGCTGCAGATTGAGCTGGCCGGCCATTACTGCGAGAGCCTTCTGCGGAATCAGGGTGTATGGATCCGGGATATTCTCGGATGTCTGTAAAATGTTGAGCAGAGGCAGGTCGATGACTTCAGAATTGAACAGGATGACGGTTTCCAGTGCGAGGGTGTTCTTCAGGTGCAGTCCAGCGATCAGTGCTCCCGTTTTCTGCCACCAGTTAACAATCCCCTGTTCGACTTCATTGCGCGGCGGTTTGATGTGCTGATCCCAGGCCCGGGGATTCAGAAATGCGTATCCAGTGACATCAGCGGCCAGCACCGCGCGGGCCCGTTGATACATCTTGAGGTTATACAGGCACGGCTGCTCGGCTAGCGGTTCTCCACGCTGTGGTTTGACATGGAGCGCCACGCTGGAATGCAGAAGGGATTCACTTTCCGAGACAATCAAAGTTTGATCCAGAAAGCAGTAGTGAATTCCTGGAGACGATTTATCTGGATTGGAGGACTGTTGACTGGCTGTAAAGCAGGCTGTCTGGAGATATTCAGTCTTAGTGACCGTGACGCCCGTCTTTTGAAACCAGTCTTCAAACAGCGACCGGGTGGCCTGGGGATCTTTGACATCCGTCAGCAGGATCACAGAGGGGTTCTGTTCAGGGCCGTTATTGAATATAGCCAGCCCGACTGATTCGCCGAAGAGGTCCCTGAGCAGCGGGATCAAAGGTCGTTGAGTCAGGGTTTCCAGTTGCTCCAGACCCTGTTTCAAGTTATGGACATCTTTGCTGCGGAGCCAGTTTTGAAAGACGTCTGTCTGCCGGAAACGGGTTACCAGTTGTGATTGCAGAAACTGCTGCAGATGCTGGTCGAGCTGTGTGGCTTCGAGATAGAGGCCTGCTTTCTGGTCGACCAGCTGGCTGAGTGGTCTGGCAGCGATTGCTGTCCCGGCTGACAGGCAACAGAGCAGACTCAGAATGGCAGCAGGCATAAATCGAAGCAGGGGCAAGCGGCTGCAGTTGGCTTGAGTAAATGGTTTCATGGGCTGCATTCCTGATGACTCTCTGCACAGAATGGAAAGTGTTAGATTTTGGTTGATGACTCGGGAACAGAGTGAATGATGAAGTTCCAGGCATGGTTGATCTGGTCTTTAAACGGTTGCATTTCCGTGTTGATATCATCGACCCAGTTGGGTTCAGTGGGATCCGGTTCCGAAGACCGAGACTCCGGTCTGGTGACCGGAACCAGGGTGACAGCTTCTGACATGGCACCGGCAGTGCTCTGGGCGAGTCCCCAGGAAGCAGCGCCTGCGTTTTTCAGCAACTGATCAATATCTTGTGGAACGGGGGGCTGATGTTCGTCAATCCGGGGAACTGGTGCGATTGTGGTACTGGTAGCCACCGTCGTACCGGAATCAACGTCAGTACGGTTGGAGAAAAACGGGATCGTTACTGCAAACAGCAATGCCGCGGCAACCAGGCTGCTGGCCCAGATCCAGGGAGCAGAGAAACGCTGTGACGAGGCAGTGGAGCCAGGCGGCTGCTCAGAGCGTGTGGTTGGTTGTCCGCTGTTACCAGAAGGGCTGTCGAGCTGGGCCAGTACCGCATCGACAAGGTCCGTCTCCGGAAGAGACTGTTTCCAGGCAGGGAGAGTCTGCTCGAGGATCAGAAAGTCTTCCCAGAGACGCTGGTGTGCGGGTGAACTTGTTGCCAGTTTTTCCAGTTGCGCACGCTGATCGAAGTGCCGTGATTCGATCATGATTTCCAGTTTCGATTGGTATTCAACGAGATTCATGTCTGACCTCTGGTACAATTCCACGTTGTCTTAAGGTTGACGCCAGTTCCTGGCGGGAACGGTGGAGCCAGGTTTTGATGGTGCCTTCAGGACGATCCATTATTTCTCCAATTTCCTGACAACTCAGGTTTTCCTGATGAAACAGAATGAAGCAGGTGCGATGATCTTCACGCAATTGCCCGATCGCATTTTGAAGTTCTTCTCCCAGGTCCTGCAGCGCTTCTGATGACTGACTGACTGCCAGCTCTGACGCAAACTCTGCAGGGACAGGCCGACGGGACCGCTGGCTGAGAAAGGTGCGGCAGCGATTGGCGGCGATCGTCAGTAACCAGGGCTTTAAAGTTCTGGTGGGATCCCATTGATGCAGACTCCGAAAGGCACGGACAAAGACTTCCTGTGCCACATCTTCAGCATCCTGTCGATGTCCCAGCATCCGGTAGCACAAACCGAAAATGGAACTTTGAAACCGGGCCACGAATGCGCGCATTTCCGCTGTATTACCTTCCAGGCAACTTCGGACCTGCGCCGCATCTTCTTCATTCACGGAGAAATCCCGTTTTGGCTTGCACAACAACAGAATTCGAACTCAAAACTTCATTTGATTTCACTAACTATACCAGTTTTCTGGTGCAGGAGTTTCAGGAGAGAGAAAAATTTGAGTCTGTGTTTTCGGAGTGTCTTTAAGTGGATGTATCCTTCAGAAGTAATTCAGGTAATTAGCTGGAGCATATACAAATGAATCATTGATGTGCCTGGAATTCTAAATAAGACTATGCATTCTTATTTTTTCCCACATAATCAGGGCCATCCATGTAAACGGATATACGGGTATTTTTAATACTAAGTTCTTATCTAAAAAACCTTTAGATGTATAAGTTGACAATACCCGGGAAGGGTCGGAAACTTTATATAATTCACTAAATAACAGACGATATATTAAGAGACCGTTACTAATAGGTTAGTTTATTAATACTTGTTATTTTATTAAAGGAAGTTTGACATGAGGAATCTGAAAACCTCACCCCGAAAACGTGGGTTTACGCTGATTGAGTTACTGGTTGTGATCGCCATCATTGCCATTCTGATTGCCCTGCTGCTGCCCGCCGTACAGCAGGCCCGGGAGGCAGCCCGCCGCAGTACCTGTAAGAACAGTGTGAAACAGATTGCCCTGGCGATGCATAACTACCATGAGACCCATGGCTGTTTTCCTTATGCCCATATGGCACATTATTCAGGTTATCCCCAATACTGCCACAATCGAGATACCTGGTTCCATCGTCTGTTGCCTTTTGTTGATCAGGCTCCCATGTATAACCAGTATGAAGGTGACTGTGCGAATGTGTCAGCCAGTACCAGTAATCATGTGCATAACATTTCCAGCAGCAAGGTATTCGTGAAAACACCGTTGCCGGTCTTCATGTGCCCCTCTGACATCGGCCCTGCATTTGCTGAAAACAGTGGTGTTCGCTGGGGCGGAAACTATCTGGCCTGTATTGGCTGGGCGAACAACCGTTCCACCGGGACGGACAACGGGATGTTCGGACAGAATACCAGAACCAAGTTTCGTGATGTGAAAGACGGTACTTCGAACACATTGATGCTCAGTGAGTCAGTGCAGCGGGTAGAAGTTCCCAGCGGTTTCTCCTGGGG contains:
- a CDS encoding glucuronate isomerase gives rise to the protein MPDQLSKRIFAELESLVLIDPHTHINPHSAASTTLADIMGYHYYTELAHSAGLPQEQIEEPGLDPKEKVGRLVKQLGDLDNTIQLSWLLDICCEFFGFEEEAITESNWEKLYDTAAEKMAQPDWEQQVLKQSGLEQVFLTNDFDDPLEGFDTNLYIPCLRTDDLVFHLGKQETRERLAKATNVDVGCAHTLRDAIAKLFDHFTSRGARACAISLPPDFSPTAVMPEEAEATVRSLYAGNELSCDESKLVSQYVFWTLAEYCAAHSLPFDLMIGVNRRVYEAGVYQGQDLYDKRTSLIQYKELFNAFPNVTFPVSVLTSTSNQELVSYSWIFPNVVINGHWWYSNTPAFITFDCKSRLEAVPKTKQIGYYSDMYKLEFALPKFRMYRRVLANVLASDFVIGRNWSEERAIELGKLVLRGNVETIFGR
- a CDS encoding SpoIIE family protein phosphatase, with the translated sequence MATLVMLQAGQAVSYSLSGDEMVIGRHPDCQIQLDSNMVSRRHAQVIGEGDQFFVEDLGSGNGTFVNGKKIEGRTPLTHEDRLKVGPILFRFETDHKAAGKKTSAMMNVDSGFDFGYSSDDDGGAGATIMGAISGAGGFGGLDVRPEAKLKAVIEISRSLAGTVDLEKLLPQMLTTLFHIFPAADRGCILLKDEATGEMVPRAFKHRREGEDATVKLSRTIVNKVLEEKTGILSADAASDSQFDASESISNLSIRSMMCVPMLGLSEEPIGIINIDTQNPLQQFQEEDLDLLMSVAGQAALSYESARLMNSYLAKQKQDNEMNIARGVQQGLLPSSVPEVDGYEFFASYHSAQAVGGDYYDIFELPDGKIGLSFGDVAGKGVPGAMIMARMSSCVQHTMRFLHEVGPAVEAINDHMCDSAVEGRFVTYVLAILDTQKHHISLVNAGHMSPMILKPDGTIDEFPEESIGVPIGVMEGFPFEVVERDLAPGEIVVLFTDGVDEAMNPEGELYTLDRMREFIKANREKNAAELGQALLADVRRHANGRPQNDDITIMTFGRVS
- a CDS encoding c-type cytochrome domain-containing protein, translating into MMLVAVFVATNFAVAEEKPIKPEKVDLGRPVSFEKDVFPILDANCIACHNVAKKEGSLVLENVEDLIKGGDSGASVTPGKPDDSYLYQVASRTEESFMPPLPNKVGAKALTPKEVWILRQWILEGAKSSGKSADAGVAWQSLPPGLNSIYSTALSPWARYAAVGRANRIAIYDLAAGSEVAVLNDPALLKLQKDGKPFYPQGAAHRDFVHSLAFNNDGSLLASGGYRVVKLWKKSLGNVVKKIELPAAVTGLTLNADRSVLAVATADNSVSLWKLPEGKKLVDLKGHTGAVTGLSFTPDRSKVVTSSADQSLRVWNAADGKQISTMKTPAVINALTVSKDGSQVIAGGANNSIYVWPMTIPAPKEGEKAPETPAPLFELKGHAKPVSTVKLVLPAGTQLVSGSEDGTVRIWDLNGKKQIRSINHGAPVTDVDVSPDAKNIVSVSVNGTGKIWQLSDGKMLKEFRGDLSKERQLVLATETQTVTKQKVALADAAVKAADKNVKDREGELKKRNEELAAAKKALPEAKKKADEAAKKLKAAQDELAKLVADHKKKGEDAVKAAAAQKAAADKAVADAEVKLKAANEQNQKAIAAVQKEVDEAKKALDAANATKPAKDDKEGEQKKKEAVAKAQATFDAAQKKLTAAQQKKANDEKQLTQAIQTAKAGIKKADAAVAAAKKQAESKPDTKAADKKVADAEAASKKEADAVTAAEKKITSAERSVKVAESTLTKIKGQLADRTKEKAELDETAKKVDAALAEAKKQAAVLTPIKSVAFSEDGKQVVTGDDSQKVRLWEVASGKELDTLSGHTGAVSAVTYTSKSTVASGSADKSVLIQSVQPVWSLIAQLGVDPKDPSKVGGSPISNRALCLDFSPDGKLLAVGGGDPSRSGEVILFDVASGKVVKKLGDAHSDTVLGIRFSPTGKQLLTGAADKFVKIFDVATGKFVKSFEGHTHHVLDVAWKADESTIVSAGADNVIKVWNIETGEQKRTISGYSKQVTSIAFLGLGDNIISGGGDKTVRMHTSSNGKNYRNLSGSTDYVYSVAASRDEAIAIAGGEDGVLRVWDAKTGKLLFSFNPPPVPQEQQASAGK